In a genomic window of Mycolicibacter heraklionensis:
- a CDS encoding Zn-ribbon domain-containing OB-fold protein, translated as MPDVASQPAIDGWFATDDAGLPHLIGAKCPQCGTYVFPPRENNCPNPACDGDVLEPVALSRRGTIWSYTENRYLPPAPYPPSDPFEPFAIAAVELADEGLIVLGKVVEGTLAADLKVGMEMELTTMPLYTDDDGVTRTVYAWKKVDSNA; from the coding sequence GTGCCAGATGTAGCCTCGCAGCCAGCCATCGACGGGTGGTTCGCCACCGACGACGCCGGCCTCCCCCACCTGATCGGCGCCAAGTGTCCGCAGTGCGGCACTTACGTGTTCCCGCCGCGTGAGAACAACTGCCCCAACCCGGCCTGCGACGGCGACGTGTTGGAGCCGGTCGCGCTGTCGCGGCGCGGCACGATCTGGAGCTACACCGAGAACCGGTACCTGCCGCCGGCCCCCTACCCGCCGAGCGACCCGTTCGAGCCGTTCGCGATCGCCGCGGTGGAGTTGGCCGACGAGGGCCTGATCGTGCTGGGCAAGGTCGTCGAGGGCACCCTGGCCGCGGACTTGAAGGTCGGCATGGAGATGGAGCTGACCACCATGCCGCTCTACACCGACGACGACGGCGTGACGCGCACCGTCTACGCGTGGAAGAAGGTGGACTCCAATGCCTGA
- a CDS encoding DUF167 domain-containing protein, translating to MTETVVVKVKPGSRKGPLVETDDDGQLTVYVREPAVDGKANAAVIRVLAEHFGVPRSRVELASGAGARVKRFRIDR from the coding sequence ATGACCGAAACCGTCGTCGTCAAGGTCAAACCGGGCAGCCGCAAAGGTCCCCTGGTCGAGACCGACGATGACGGACAGCTCACCGTCTACGTTCGCGAGCCCGCCGTAGACGGCAAGGCGAACGCCGCCGTCATCCGTGTTCTGGCAGAGCATTTCGGCGTTCCGCGCAGCCGTGTCGAACTGGCATCCGGTGCGGGTGCGCGCGTCAAACGTTTCCGGATCGATCGCTAA
- the prcA gene encoding proteasome subunit alpha has protein sequence MSFPYFISPEQAMRERSELARKGIARGRSVVALAYADGVLFVAENPSRSLQKISELYDRVGFAAAGRINEFENLRRGGIQFADTRGYAYDRRDVTARQLANVYAQTLGTIFTEQAKPYEVELCVAGVAYQGQTKAPELYRVTYDGSITDEPHFVVMGGTTEPVTNALKESYAENAELADALHIAVNALKQTDTGNGAEPRDLGPGTLEVAILDANRPKRAFRRINRAALESLLPQADSSGEASDEASG, from the coding sequence ATGAGCTTCCCGTACTTCATCTCGCCCGAGCAGGCGATGCGCGAGCGCAGCGAGCTCGCCCGCAAGGGCATCGCCCGCGGCCGCAGCGTGGTGGCCCTGGCCTACGCCGACGGCGTGCTGTTCGTCGCGGAAAACCCTTCGCGCTCTCTGCAGAAGATCAGCGAACTCTACGACCGAGTCGGTTTCGCAGCGGCGGGCCGGATCAACGAGTTCGAGAACCTTCGCCGCGGCGGTATTCAGTTCGCCGACACCCGCGGCTACGCCTATGACCGGCGTGACGTCACCGCGCGCCAGCTGGCCAACGTCTACGCCCAGACGCTGGGCACCATCTTCACCGAGCAGGCCAAGCCCTACGAGGTGGAGTTGTGCGTTGCCGGCGTCGCCTACCAGGGCCAGACGAAAGCGCCTGAGCTGTACCGGGTCACCTACGACGGGTCGATCACCGACGAGCCGCACTTCGTGGTGATGGGCGGCACCACCGAGCCGGTCACGAATGCGCTCAAGGAGTCCTACGCCGAGAACGCGGAGCTGGCTGACGCGCTGCACATCGCGGTCAACGCGCTCAAACAGACCGACACCGGCAACGGCGCCGAACCGCGTGATCTGGGGCCGGGCACCTTGGAGGTGGCCATCCTGGATGCCAACCGGCCCAAGCGCGCGTTTCGGCGGATCAACCGCGCCGCGTTGGAATCACTGCTGCCGCAAGCTGACTCGTCCGGGGAGGCGTCAGACGAGGCTTCTGGCTAG
- the prcB gene encoding proteasome subunit beta yields MTWLSRDRLPLNSANPGIALTGVGLSSFSEFLRLQAPELLPTGAGAAHSGGAGEQLPHGTTIVALKYPGGVLIAGDRRSTQGNMIAGRDVQKVYVTDEYTATGIAGTAAIAVEFARLYAVELEHYEKLEGVPLTFAGKVNRLSTMVRGNLGAAMQGLVALPLLAGYDIDADDPQTAGRIVSFDAAGGWNIESEGYQAVGSGSLFAKSSIKKLYSRISDADSALRVAIEALYDAADDDSATGGPDLVRGIYPTAVTIDADGAVDVAEERIAELARLVVESRTRGGDSASETKRGKK; encoded by the coding sequence GTGACCTGGTTGTCGCGTGATCGTCTGCCCCTCAACTCAGCAAACCCAGGAATCGCGCTCACCGGTGTAGGTCTGTCGTCGTTTTCGGAGTTCCTGCGGTTGCAGGCACCGGAGCTACTGCCGACCGGCGCGGGCGCCGCGCATTCCGGCGGGGCAGGTGAGCAATTGCCGCACGGCACCACCATCGTCGCGTTGAAGTACCCGGGAGGGGTCCTGATCGCCGGCGACCGGCGCTCAACACAGGGCAACATGATCGCGGGCCGTGATGTGCAGAAGGTGTACGTCACCGACGAGTACACCGCGACCGGCATCGCCGGCACCGCGGCGATCGCCGTCGAGTTCGCCCGGCTCTACGCGGTGGAACTGGAGCACTACGAGAAGCTCGAAGGTGTCCCGCTGACGTTCGCCGGCAAGGTCAACCGGCTGTCGACCATGGTGCGCGGCAATCTGGGCGCCGCGATGCAGGGCCTGGTGGCATTGCCACTGCTGGCCGGTTACGACATCGACGCCGACGACCCTCAGACCGCCGGGCGCATTGTGTCGTTCGACGCCGCCGGCGGCTGGAACATCGAAAGCGAGGGCTACCAGGCGGTGGGCTCGGGCTCGCTGTTCGCCAAGTCATCGATCAAGAAGCTTTACAGTCGGATCAGCGACGCCGACTCCGCGCTGCGAGTCGCCATCGAGGCGCTCTACGACGCCGCCGATGACGACTCCGCCACCGGCGGCCCCGATCTGGTGCGTGGCATCTACCCGACTGCGGTCACCATCGACGCCGACGGCGCCGTCGACGTCGCCGAGGAGCGGATCGCCGAATTGGCCCGTCTGGTGGTCGAGAGTCGAACTCGTGGAGGGGATTCGGCGTCGGAGACCAAGCGGGGTAAGAAATGA
- a CDS encoding TetR/AcrR family transcriptional regulator, which translates to MSGTVHGGTDSGKDDAVAQQGSGRRRTTLPPAQRESQLLEVARDLLLADGPTELTVDKVTAAAQVAKGTFYLYFESKDHLLARLWADYLDAFLDTVQEQLAAARPSAPGWPAVLDALIEQMIHYDMANAALHRAVFSQASGDGLRQLRQADAKVVTLLADVIAAAVAAGAAAVTDPPTTAALLYYAVDGLLNAAYLADAEPDEAAVIAAAKEMVRRTLRTAPD; encoded by the coding sequence GTGTCCGGCACGGTCCACGGCGGTACCGACTCGGGAAAGGACGACGCAGTGGCGCAGCAAGGATCCGGGCGGCGGCGCACCACGCTGCCGCCCGCACAACGGGAAAGCCAGTTGCTGGAGGTGGCCCGGGATTTGCTGTTGGCCGACGGACCTACCGAGCTGACGGTGGACAAGGTCACCGCCGCGGCCCAGGTCGCCAAGGGCACGTTCTACCTGTACTTCGAATCCAAAGATCACCTGCTGGCCCGGTTGTGGGCCGACTACCTCGATGCCTTCCTGGACACCGTGCAGGAGCAGCTCGCCGCCGCGCGGCCCTCGGCGCCGGGTTGGCCGGCGGTGCTCGATGCGCTGATCGAGCAGATGATCCACTACGACATGGCCAACGCGGCGCTGCACCGGGCGGTGTTCTCCCAAGCATCCGGCGACGGGCTGCGCCAATTGCGCCAAGCCGACGCCAAAGTCGTCACGCTCCTCGCCGACGTCATTGCTGCGGCGGTGGCCGCCGGAGCGGCCGCGGTGACCGATCCGCCCACCACCGCCGCGCTGTTGTACTACGCCGTCGACGGCCTGTTGAACGCCGCCTACCTAGCGGACGCCGAGCCCGACGAGGCCGCCGTCATCGCCGCGGCCAAGGAGATGGTCCGCCGCACCCTGCGTACCGCCCCAGACTGA
- a CDS encoding lipid-transfer protein — protein MPEPLYILGAGMHPWGKWGRDFTEYGVVAARAALADAGLNAQQIQFIAGADTIRNGYPGFIAGSTFAQKLGWNGVPVSSSYAACASGSQALQSARAQILAGFCDVALVIGADTTPKGAFAPVGGERKNDPDWQRFHLIGAMNPVYFALLARRRMDLYGATSEDFASVKVKNSRHGLSNPNARYRKESAVEDVLASPVVSDPLRQLDICATSDGAAALIVASAEFARKHLGSLEGVPSVRAVSTVTPRYPQHLPELPDIATDSTAVVAAPERVFKDQILDAAYAEAGIGPEDVSLAEVYDLSTALEIDWYEHLGLCAKGEGEQLLRSGATTIGGRVPVNPSGGLACFGEAIPAQAIAQVCELTWQLRGQATGRQVEGATVGVTANQGLFGHGSSVIVAR, from the coding sequence ATGCCTGAACCGCTGTACATCCTGGGTGCGGGCATGCACCCGTGGGGCAAGTGGGGCCGCGACTTCACCGAGTACGGCGTGGTCGCCGCCCGCGCCGCGCTGGCCGACGCCGGCCTGAACGCGCAGCAGATCCAGTTCATCGCCGGCGCGGACACCATCCGCAACGGCTACCCGGGTTTCATCGCCGGTTCGACGTTCGCCCAGAAGCTGGGCTGGAACGGGGTGCCGGTGTCGTCCTCGTATGCTGCCTGCGCCTCGGGCTCGCAGGCGCTGCAGAGCGCCCGGGCCCAGATCCTGGCCGGCTTCTGCGACGTGGCGCTGGTGATCGGCGCCGACACCACTCCCAAGGGCGCGTTCGCCCCGGTCGGCGGTGAGCGCAAGAATGACCCGGACTGGCAGCGGTTCCACCTGATCGGGGCGATGAACCCGGTGTACTTCGCGCTGCTGGCGCGCCGCCGGATGGACCTCTACGGCGCCACCTCCGAAGACTTCGCGAGCGTGAAGGTGAAGAACTCCCGGCACGGCTTGAGCAACCCGAATGCGCGCTACCGCAAGGAATCCGCGGTCGAAGACGTGCTGGCCAGCCCGGTGGTCTCCGACCCGCTGCGCCAGCTCGACATCTGCGCCACCTCCGACGGTGCCGCCGCGTTGATCGTGGCCAGCGCGGAATTCGCCCGCAAACACCTGGGTTCGCTCGAGGGTGTGCCGTCGGTGCGCGCGGTGTCCACCGTGACCCCGCGCTACCCCCAGCACCTGCCCGAACTGCCGGACATCGCAACCGATTCCACCGCTGTGGTGGCGGCCCCGGAGCGGGTGTTCAAGGACCAGATCCTGGACGCCGCCTACGCCGAGGCCGGGATCGGCCCCGAGGATGTCAGCCTGGCCGAGGTCTACGACCTGTCGACCGCGCTGGAGATCGACTGGTACGAGCACCTGGGGCTGTGCGCCAAGGGTGAGGGCGAGCAACTGCTGCGCAGCGGCGCCACCACGATCGGCGGCCGGGTGCCGGTGAACCCGTCGGGCGGGTTGGCCTGCTTCGGCGAGGCGATCCCGGCGCAGGCGATTGCCCAGGTGTGCGAGTTGACCTGGCAGCTGCGCGGGCAGGCCACCGGTCGGCAGGTCGAGGGCGCCACGGTGGGCGTGACCGCCAACCAGGGTCTGTTCGGTCACGGCTCCTCGGTGATCGTCGCCCGGTAG
- the dop gene encoding depupylase/deamidase Dop, which translates to MQRIIGTEVEYGIASPSDPTANPILTSTQAVLAYAAAAGIPRAKRTRWDYEVESPLRDARGFDLSRSSGPPPIIDADEVGAANMILTNGARLYVDHAHPEYSAPEVTDPLDAVIWDKAGERVMEAAARYVASVPGAAKLQLYKNNIDNKGASYGTHENYLMSRQTPFSAIIAGLTPFLVSRQVVTGSGRVGLGAAGDEPGFQLSQRADYIEVEVGLETTLKRGIINTRDEPHADADKYRRLHVIIGDANLAETSTYLKVGTTALVLDLIEEGAEHGIDLSDLVLARPVRAVHVISRDPTLRATVALADGREMTGLALQRIYLERVAKLVETRDPDPRATDIIETWARVLDQLERDPMECADVLDWPAKLRLLEGFRQRENLSWSAPRLHLIDLQYSDVRLDKGLYNRLVARGSMRRLITEQQVLAAVHNPPTDTRAYFRGECLRRFGADIAAASWDSVIFDLGGDSLVRIPTLEPLRGSKAHVGALLDSVDSAAELVQQLTT; encoded by the coding sequence ATGCAGCGGATCATCGGGACCGAAGTCGAATACGGCATCGCTTCGCCATCAGATCCCACCGCGAACCCGATCCTCACCTCCACCCAGGCGGTGCTGGCCTACGCCGCCGCCGCCGGAATCCCACGCGCCAAGCGCACCCGCTGGGACTACGAGGTGGAGTCCCCGCTGCGGGATGCCCGCGGCTTCGACCTGAGCCGCTCGTCCGGCCCGCCCCCGATCATCGACGCCGACGAGGTCGGTGCGGCCAACATGATCCTCACCAACGGGGCACGGCTCTACGTCGATCACGCCCACCCCGAATACTCGGCGCCCGAGGTCACCGACCCGCTGGACGCGGTCATCTGGGACAAGGCCGGTGAGCGGGTGATGGAGGCGGCCGCGCGCTACGTGGCCAGCGTTCCCGGCGCGGCGAAGCTGCAGCTGTACAAGAACAACATCGACAACAAGGGCGCCTCCTACGGCACCCACGAGAACTATCTGATGAGCCGGCAGACGCCGTTCTCGGCGATCATCGCCGGTCTGACGCCGTTTCTGGTGTCCCGGCAGGTGGTCACCGGCTCCGGGCGCGTCGGGTTGGGCGCCGCGGGCGACGAACCGGGCTTCCAGCTCTCCCAGCGCGCCGACTACATCGAGGTCGAAGTCGGCCTGGAAACCACGCTCAAGCGCGGCATCATCAACACCCGCGACGAGCCGCACGCCGACGCCGACAAGTACCGCCGGCTGCACGTCATCATCGGCGACGCCAACCTCGCCGAGACCTCGACGTATTTGAAGGTGGGCACCACCGCGCTGGTCCTCGACCTGATCGAGGAGGGTGCCGAGCACGGGATCGACCTGAGCGATCTGGTGTTGGCCCGGCCGGTGCGTGCGGTGCACGTCATCAGCCGGGACCCGACCCTGCGGGCAACTGTCGCATTGGCCGACGGTCGTGAGATGACCGGCCTTGCGCTGCAACGGATCTACCTCGAGCGGGTGGCCAAGCTGGTCGAGACCCGCGATCCGGATCCGCGCGCCACCGACATCATCGAGACCTGGGCCCGGGTGCTCGACCAGCTGGAACGGGACCCGATGGAGTGCGCCGACGTGCTGGACTGGCCGGCCAAGCTGCGTCTGCTGGAGGGGTTCCGGCAGCGGGAGAACCTGAGCTGGTCGGCGCCCCGGCTGCACCTGATCGACCTGCAGTACTCCGACGTGCGGCTGGACAAGGGCCTGTACAACCGGCTGGTCGCCCGTGGCTCGATGCGCCGCCTGATCACCGAACAGCAGGTGCTGGCCGCAGTCCACAACCCGCCGACCGACACCCGGGCCTACTTCCGTGGCGAGTGCCTGCGCCGGTTCGGAGCCGACATCGCCGCCGCGAGCTGGGACTCGGTCATCTTCGACCTGGGCGGGGACTCGCTGGTGCGGATCCCCACGCTGGAGCCCCTGCGCGGCAGTAAGGCGCACGTCGGAGCTTTGCTGGACTCGGTGGACAGCGCCGCCGAACTGGTGCAACAACTCACCACCTAG
- the polA gene encoding DNA polymerase I, with translation MPRVGPVSQTKPTLLLLDGNSLAYRAFYALPAENFKTRSGLTTNAVYGFTAMLINLLRDEAPTHVAAAFDVSRQTFRSERFPEYKATRSTTPDEFRGQIDITKEVLVALGITTLSEPGYEADDLIATLATQADAEGYRVLVVTGDRDALQLVNENVTVLYPRKGVSDLTRFTPDAVVEKYGLTPAQYPDFAALRGDPSDNLPGIPGVGEKTASKWITEYGSLQGLVDQVDTVKGKVGDALRANLSTVILNRELTDLVRNVPLAQTPDTLRLVPWDREQIHQLFDDLEFRVLRDRLFDTLSTAGGTVPEAEEGFEVRGAALEPGTVGAWLAEHAADGRRTGLAVIGTHRSFDSDATALALASADGDGGYIDTATLTAEDDAALAAWLADPDKPKALHEAKLAIHDLAGRGWTLDGVTCDTALAAYLVRPGQRSFSLDDLSVRYLRRELRAESDEQQQLSLLDDTEGIDDQAVQTAILRARAVADLADALDLELARIDSSGLLADIELPLQRVLAELETAGIGVDLDHLSQLQSRFGDQIRDAAEAAYAVIGKQINLGSPKQLQVVLFDELGMPKTKKTKTGYTTDADALQSLFDKTGHPFLEHLLTHRDVTRLKVTVDGLLKSVASDGRIHTTLNQTIAATGRLSSTDPNLQNIPIRTDAGRQIRDAFVVGDGYPELMTVDYSQIEMRIMAHLSADEGLIEAFNTGEDLHSFVGSRAFSVPIDEVTPDMRRRVKAMSYGLAYGLSAYGLASQLKISTEEAKEQMDAYFDRFGRVRDYLHEVVEQARKDGYTSTVLGRRRYLPELDSSNRQVRESAERAALNAPIQGSAADIIKVAMINVDRALKASGLRSRMLLQVHDELLFEVAEGEREPLEALVRDKMGSAYPLSVPLEVAVGYGRSWDAAAH, from the coding sequence GTGCCTAGAGTTGGCCCTGTGAGTCAGACCAAACCGACGCTGCTGCTGCTGGACGGAAACTCGCTGGCGTACCGGGCCTTCTACGCGCTGCCCGCGGAGAATTTCAAGACGCGCAGCGGCCTGACCACCAACGCCGTCTACGGGTTCACCGCGATGCTCATCAACCTGCTGCGCGACGAGGCCCCCACCCACGTCGCCGCCGCGTTCGACGTGTCGCGGCAGACCTTCCGCTCCGAGCGCTTCCCGGAGTACAAGGCCACCCGCTCGACCACCCCCGATGAGTTCCGCGGCCAGATCGACATCACCAAGGAAGTCCTCGTCGCGCTGGGCATCACCACGCTGTCGGAGCCCGGTTATGAGGCCGACGACCTGATCGCCACGCTGGCCACCCAGGCCGACGCCGAGGGCTACCGGGTGCTGGTGGTCACCGGCGACCGCGACGCCCTGCAGCTGGTCAACGAGAACGTGACCGTGCTCTACCCGCGTAAGGGGGTCAGCGACCTGACCCGGTTCACCCCGGACGCGGTCGTCGAGAAGTACGGCCTGACTCCGGCGCAGTACCCGGACTTCGCGGCGCTGCGCGGCGACCCCAGCGACAACCTGCCGGGCATCCCCGGGGTGGGGGAGAAGACCGCCTCGAAGTGGATCACCGAGTACGGGTCGCTGCAGGGGCTGGTGGACCAGGTCGACACCGTCAAGGGCAAGGTCGGAGATGCGTTGCGCGCCAACCTGTCCACCGTGATCCTCAACCGCGAGCTGACCGACCTGGTCCGCAACGTGCCGCTGGCCCAGACGCCGGACACCCTGCGGCTGGTGCCGTGGGACCGTGAGCAGATCCATCAGCTCTTCGACGACCTCGAGTTCCGGGTGCTGCGCGACCGGCTGTTCGACACTCTGTCCACCGCAGGGGGCACGGTGCCCGAGGCCGAGGAAGGCTTCGAGGTGCGCGGCGCCGCCCTGGAGCCGGGCACGGTCGGGGCCTGGCTGGCCGAACACGCCGCCGACGGGCGTCGCACCGGGCTGGCCGTGATCGGCACCCACCGCAGTTTCGACAGCGACGCCACCGCACTGGCCCTGGCCTCGGCGGACGGCGATGGCGGCTATATCGACACCGCGACGCTCACCGCCGAGGACGACGCCGCGTTGGCCGCCTGGCTGGCCGACCCGGACAAGCCCAAGGCGCTGCACGAGGCCAAGCTGGCCATCCACGACCTGGCCGGGCGAGGCTGGACTCTGGACGGTGTCACCTGTGACACCGCCCTGGCCGCTTACCTGGTGCGGCCCGGTCAGCGCAGCTTCAGTCTCGACGACCTCTCGGTGCGCTACCTGCGCCGGGAACTGCGTGCCGAATCCGATGAGCAACAACAACTCTCGCTGCTGGATGACACCGAAGGCATCGACGACCAAGCGGTGCAGACCGCGATCCTGCGGGCCCGGGCCGTCGCCGACCTGGCCGACGCGCTGGATCTCGAACTGGCCCGCATCGACTCCTCCGGCCTGCTCGCCGACATCGAGCTGCCCCTGCAGCGGGTGCTGGCCGAGCTGGAGACCGCCGGGATCGGTGTGGACCTCGATCACCTGAGCCAGCTGCAGAGTCGGTTCGGTGACCAGATCCGCGACGCCGCCGAAGCCGCTTACGCGGTGATCGGCAAGCAGATCAACCTCGGATCACCCAAGCAGCTGCAGGTGGTGCTCTTCGACGAACTGGGCATGCCCAAGACCAAGAAGACCAAGACCGGCTACACCACCGATGCCGACGCGCTGCAGTCGCTGTTCGACAAGACCGGTCATCCGTTCCTGGAGCACCTGCTGACGCACCGCGACGTCACTCGCCTGAAGGTGACCGTCGACGGATTGCTGAAATCGGTTGCCTCCGACGGCCGAATCCACACCACGCTGAACCAGACGATCGCCGCGACCGGCCGGTTGTCGTCCACCGACCCGAACTTGCAGAACATCCCGATCCGCACCGACGCCGGACGCCAGATCCGCGACGCCTTCGTGGTGGGGGACGGCTACCCCGAGCTGATGACGGTCGACTACAGCCAGATCGAGATGCGCATCATGGCGCACCTGTCGGCCGACGAAGGCCTCATCGAAGCGTTCAACACCGGCGAAGACCTGCACTCGTTCGTCGGGTCGCGGGCGTTCTCGGTGCCGATCGACGAGGTGACCCCGGACATGCGGCGCCGCGTCAAGGCGATGTCGTACGGCCTGGCCTACGGGTTGAGCGCCTACGGGTTGGCCTCCCAGCTCAAGATCTCCACCGAAGAGGCCAAAGAGCAGATGGACGCCTACTTCGACCGGTTCGGCCGGGTGCGCGACTATCTGCACGAGGTCGTCGAGCAGGCCCGCAAGGACGGCTACACCTCGACGGTGCTGGGCCGGCGGCGCTACCTGCCGGAACTGGACAGCAGCAACCGCCAGGTCCGGGAGTCCGCCGAGCGGGCCGCGCTCAACGCGCCGATTCAGGGCAGCGCGGCCGACATCATCAAGGTCGCGATGATCAACGTCGACCGAGCCCTCAAGGCGTCTGGCCTGCGGTCGCGGATGTTGTTGCAGGTGCACGACGAATTGCTGTTCGAGGTGGCCGAGGGCGAACGCGAGCCGCTCGAGGCGCTGGTACGCGACAAGATGGGCAGCGCCTATCCGCTCAGCGTCCCGCTGGAGGTCGCGGTGGGTTACGGGCGTAGTTGGGACGCTGCCGCGCACTGA
- a CDS encoding ubiquitin-like protein Pup yields the protein MAQEQTKRGGGGGDDDDLTGSTAAGQERREKLTEDTDDLLDEIDDVLEENAEDFVRAYVQKGGQ from the coding sequence ATGGCTCAGGAGCAGACCAAGCGTGGCGGGGGCGGCGGAGACGACGACGATCTCACCGGCAGCACTGCGGCGGGCCAGGAACGCCGGGAGAAGCTCACCGAGGACACCGATGACCTGCTCGACGAGATCGACGACGTGCTGGAGGAGAACGCCGAAGACTTCGTGCGCGCGTACGTCCAAAAGGGCGGCCAGTGA
- a CDS encoding GntR family transcriptional regulator: MPKKYGVKEKDLVVNHIVDLVLAGELRTGDRINRDAIAGALGVSRLPVQQAIDQLEQQGMLASVYHRGVFVSRFDEAVVREQHELHGTLNAIPSARAAASPTPRVLAELDAALRELRGHKAPAGFHDAAIEFRRIIVEEYAGPPLQAAISASRVFMPRGFWTSYVNEHEEFLPSFEAEAAAIRQRDPEAARVACMDRAELQAQVVLAELTRRGVLSELRSG; the protein is encoded by the coding sequence ATGCCCAAGAAATACGGGGTCAAAGAGAAGGACCTGGTTGTCAACCACATCGTCGACCTGGTGCTGGCGGGGGAGCTGCGCACCGGCGACCGGATCAACCGCGATGCGATCGCGGGCGCTTTGGGGGTCAGCCGGCTGCCGGTTCAGCAGGCGATCGACCAACTCGAGCAGCAAGGAATGCTGGCCAGCGTTTATCACCGTGGCGTGTTTGTCAGCCGGTTTGATGAGGCCGTGGTTCGCGAACAGCACGAGTTGCACGGGACATTGAATGCGATTCCATCGGCGCGGGCGGCGGCGAGCCCAACGCCGCGTGTTCTCGCCGAACTCGATGCGGCGCTGCGGGAACTGCGCGGCCATAAGGCACCGGCGGGGTTTCACGACGCGGCCATCGAGTTTCGCCGGATCATCGTCGAGGAATACGCCGGCCCGCCACTGCAGGCGGCCATCAGCGCTTCACGGGTGTTCATGCCGCGCGGGTTCTGGACGAGCTACGTCAACGAACACGAAGAGTTTCTGCCCAGTTTTGAGGCCGAAGCCGCGGCGATCCGCCAGCGCGACCCGGAGGCCGCACGGGTGGCCTGTATGGACCGGGCCGAATTGCAGGCTCAGGTGGTGCTCGCCGAGTTGACCAGGCGTGGCGTGCTGAGCGAGTTGCGTTCTGGCTGA